A single region of the Equus przewalskii isolate Varuska chromosome 26, EquPr2, whole genome shotgun sequence genome encodes:
- the LOC103546844 gene encoding major allergen Equ c 1-like, protein MVPQGQKSGPRMDIERSWGVEPRSGKDSLPVTIEESVLSPARMKLLLLCLGLILVCAQQEENNDVAIRNFDISKISGEWYSIFVASDLEEKVEENGSMRIFVELIYALDNSSLYFKFQTKVNGECTEFSAVADKTEEDGVYSVNYDGYNVFRISEFGDSTYIIVYLANFNKDRPYQVLEFYAREPDVSPELKNEFVEIAQKRGIVKENIIDLTKIDRCFQIRGSGVSQA, encoded by the exons atgGTGCCCCAGGGACAAAAATCTGGACCCAGAATGGATATAGAGAGGAGCTGGGGAGTGGAGCCACGATCAGGGAAAGACTCACTCCCGGTGACTATAGAGGAGTCAGTGCTGTCCCCGGCCAGGATGAAGCTGCTGTTGCTGTGTCTGGGGCTGATTCTTGTCTGTgcccaacaggaagaaaacaatgaTGTTGCGATAAGAAACTTCGATATTTCAAAG atTTCAGGAGAGTGGTATTCCATTTTCGTGGCCTCAGACCTTGAggaaaaggtagaagaaaatggCAGCATGAGAATTTTTGTAGAACTCATCTATGCCTTGGACAACTCTTCTCTGTACTTTAAATTTCAAACAAA GGTAAATGGAGAGTGTACTGAATTTTCTGCGGTTGCTGACAAAACAGAAGAGGATGGTGTATATAGTGTTAACT ATGATGGATACAATGTATTTCGCATAAGTGAATTTGGTGATTCTACCTATATTATTGTTTATCTTGCGAATTTCAACAAGGAcagaccataccaagtgttggagtTCTATG CCCGAGAACCAGATGTGAGTCCAGAACTCAAGAACGAGTTTGTGGAAATTGCCCAAAAACGAGGAATTGTTAAGGAAAACATAATTGACCTGACCAAAATTG ATCGCTGTTTCCAGATCCGAGGGAGTGGAGTGAGCCAGGCTTAG